The Amblyomma americanum isolate KBUSLIRL-KWMA chromosome 3, ASM5285725v1, whole genome shotgun sequence genome window below encodes:
- the LOC144124105 gene encoding phospholipid-transporting ATPase ABCA3-like: MRIFENQITVLLGHNGAGKTTLLNMITGFTSCSEGNVLVGGYDVVTCTKDARESFGYCAQDNILFDDLTVEEHLIFFAVVKGTPYCSVRLEVVTLLHEVGLMPYRSDLAVDLSLGQQRRLCTALAIVSKPRVIILDEPTANMDPDSRREMWELLLKVRRSCTVFLTTQHLDEADVLGDRIAVMSNGRIRCTGSPAFLKQRFGTGYRMRIHKGPKCDVTGIEKLLRKHAPKARLQSDSRNEAVFMLGQIIATKLIITMFKDIEKNSADLGIDCLGMTVTSLEDVLIRVGEEHQVQQQRKSFDAAMDEATIIDAKEPLIALMATTVSTEPSFVSRMWTLLSKKATCIWRQKKQPLFSWLLPPLLLSLLFQLENVALYHTTHVAQHVGDTLSYTFIDVMQATKGFAQLSGDADFYVDYVVPMLDTERFHVVLVAPSQDIGAVLLEAARSDLRHYVFNTHFVLQLIEENRFSLILILWDTGRASKFV, translated from the exons ATGCGGATCTTCGAGAACCAGATCACCGTGCTTCTCGGCCACAACGGAGCCGGAAAAACTACGCTGCTCAACATGATCACCG GATTCACGAGCTGCAGTGAAGGTAATGTGCTGGTGGGTGGCTACGACGTCGTGACCTGCACCAAGGACGCTCGCGAAAGCTTCGGTTACTGCGCCCAGGACAACATCCTGTTTGACGACCTCACCGTCGAAGAGCACCTCATCTTTTTCGCCGTC GTCAAGGGCACACCGTACTGCTCAGTCCGGCTGGAAGTCGTCACCTTGCTACACGAAGTGGGCCTCATGCCGTACCGCTCAGACCTGGCGGTCGACCTCTCCTTGGGACAGCAACGACGGCTCTGCACAGCTCTTGCCATTGTGTCTAAGCCCAGG GTGATCATATTGGACGAGCCCACGGCCAACATGGATCCAGATAGCCGCAGGGAGATGTGGGAGCTGCTTCTGAAAGTCCGCCGGAGCTGCACTGTCTTTCTCACGACGCAGCATCTCGACGAAGCAGACGTCCTGGGGGACAGGATAGCCGTCATGTCCAATGGCCGCATCCG CTGCACCGGCTCCCCGGCATTCCTGAAGCAGCGTTTCGGCACAGGCTACCGCATGCGCATCCACAAGGGCCCTAAGTGTGACGTCACGGGCATCGAGAAGCTGCTGCGCAAGCACGCGCCCAAGGCGAGGCTGCAGAGCGACTCCCGCAACGAGGCCGTCTTCATGCTTGGCCAGATCATCGCCACGAAGCTTATCATCACAATGTTCAAG GATATTGAAAAGAACAGCGCGGACTTGGGCATCGACTGTCTCGGGATGACGGTGACCTCATTGGAAGACGTGCTTATCCGCGTCGGCGAAGAACACCAGGTACAGCAGCAGCGGAAGTCCTTTGACGCCGCTATGGATGAGGCGACTATAATCGACGCGAAGG AGCCCTTGATTGCCCTGATGGCAACCACGGTCTCCACGGAGCCCAGCTTCGTTAGTCGCATGTGGACCCTCCTTTCCAAAAAGGCCACATGCATATGGCGCCAGAAGAAGCAGCCGCTGTTCAGCTGGCtcctgccaccgctgctgctcaGCCTGCTCTTCCAGCTAGAAAACGTGGCGCTGTACCACACCACGCACGTTGCGCAGCACGTCGGCGACACATTGTCGTACACCTTCATCGATGTGATGCAGGCGACGAAA GGGTTCGCGCAACTGAGCGGTGACGCGGACTTCTACGTCGACTACGTCGTACCGATGTTGGACACGGAGCGCTTCCACGTCGTCCTTGTTGCCCCTAGCCAAGACATAGGCGCAGTGCTGTTGGAAGCAGCCAGGAGCGACTTGAGGCACTACGTCTTCAACACGCACTTTGTTCTGCAGCTCATCGAAGAAAACAGGTTCTCTCTCATTCTCATTCTGTGGGATACAGGGAGGGCTTCGAAATTTGTTTAA